The Epinephelus lanceolatus isolate andai-2023 chromosome 1, ASM4190304v1, whole genome shotgun sequence genome has a window encoding:
- the glrx gene encoding glutaredoxin-1, giving the protein MAQQFVQSKIQGDKVVLFVKSTCPYCKMAQDVLSKYKLKPGHLECVDISGRSDMDSMQEYFLELTGARTVPRVFIGGKCVGGGTDVVDLDESGKLEGILESVGALQ; this is encoded by the exons ATGGCGCAGCAGTTTGTACAGTCTAAAATTCAGGGAGACAAAGTGGTGCTGTTCGTTAAGTCCACGTGCCCGTACTGCAAAATGGCCCAAGACGTTTTGTCCAAATACAAGTTGAAACCGGGACACCTGGAGTGTGTTGATATAAGCGGCCGCAGCGACATGGACAGCATGCAGGAGTACTTCCTGGAGCTGACGGGAGCCCGCACG GTCCCACGGGTGTTCATTGGTGGGAAGTGTGTTGGAGGCGGCACCGACGTGGTGGACCTGGATGAGAGTGGTAAACTGGAGGGTATCCTGGAGTCAGTTGGAGCCCTGCAATGA